A genomic stretch from Helianthus annuus cultivar XRQ/B chromosome 1, HanXRQr2.0-SUNRISE, whole genome shotgun sequence includes:
- the LOC118491522 gene encoding probable glucan endo-1,3-beta-glucosidase A6: protein MRVDKTISGYGSGLGAEAQQMLKRKALLGDSLQYLSLYWSSKTLIGDSLLANQPSKLFSSFKSNWCHAHYHSSVVPKGVPVYDGKYIHTVCSEIYLRYFLNTFLRFNLLDAKDKNKKLVGAKIVTFQSKKWCILRSDVPHDKQKLNETMDYACEHADCSAFADGGLCSGLGECEMVSYAFNSFFQMSNQSKESCDFDGLATQVEQDPPKDQCKFNIQIKPNVHEHTDSDSPALHHFHFHHHI, encoded by the exons ATGCGGGTGGATAAGACGATCAGTGGCTATGGAAGTGGATTAGGGGCTGAAGCCCAACAAATGCT GAAGAGAAAAGCTCTGCTTGGTGATTCGTTGCAGTATTTGTCATTATATTGGTCCTCTAAAACACTAATTGGTGATTCTTT GTTGGCAAACCAACCCTCCAAGCTGTTTTCTTCATTCAAAAGCAATTGGTGTCATGCCCATTATCACTCAA GTGTGGTTCCGAAAGGAGTTCCAGTGTACGACGGAAAATACATACATACAGTGTGCTCGGAAATCTATTTGAGGTATTTTCTAAATACATTCCTCCGATTCAACCTGTTGGATGCAAAAGACAAGAACAAGAAATTAGTAGGAGCCAAAATTGTCACTTTTCAGTCTAAGAAGTGGTGTATTTTGAGGTCAGATGTGCCTCATGACAAACAAAAACTCAATGAGACTATGGACTACGCGTGTGAACATGCCGATTGTAGCGCATTTGCCGACGGTGGATTATGTAGCGGCCTCGGTGAGTGCGAAATGGTGTCTTATGCTTTTAACTCGTTCTTTCAAATGTCCAACCAATCGAAAGAAAGTTGCGATTTTGATGGGTTAGCAACACAAGTCGAGCAAGACCCACCGAAAGATCAATGCAAGTTCAACATCCAGATCAAGCCCAATGTACACGAACACACAGATTCAGATTCACCAGCGCTTCAccattttcattttcatcatcacaTTTAA